The DNA window GCAGCGCGAGCCACAGAATGATCAGCACGCCAAGCAGCGCGGTCAGCGTGTCACGCACCGCGCTGTGCCGGATGACCGAGAACTGGTCGTCGTTCATCGGGACCTGGCCGGTCAGCTCGACGCTGGCACCGAGTTTGTTTTGCAGGTTCAGATCGGCGGCCGCCCGGTGAATGGCTTCCGTGGCCTCACGACCGGGCTGCAGCGCCGTAAAATCGAGTGTGGGCTGAACTTCAATGAAGTGCCGCAACTGATTGGCCGGCAAGGGATGTCCCTGCAGAAGCTCCTTCCAAGAGAATGAGGCCGGCTTTCCCGACAGCACGTCGCTCAGTGTTCGCTGCGCGAGCGAAAGAGGGCCAGCCAATTGGTCGAGCTTGATCTTGCCCGCCTGCACGCCTTGGGCGGCAAACGAAATTGCTTTCATGACGCCGCGCAGGCTTGGATCGCCGGCGAGCTGCGAGAGCACCGGCCGGGCGTTGACCAAACCCTCCATGCTTTGCTTGACTTCGGATGGCGAGGCAAACAACAGCCCGTTGCGTTCAAAAAAGTCTCCGCTTTCGGGCTGTCCGACAAGAGGAAAAAGCTTTGTGTTCTTCGCGAGTGCCTGCGCCAGCGCGTTGGTCGCGAGTTCGGCATTCTCGGCGGTCGGAGCTTTGACCACGGCCGAAATGGCCTTTTGGGGAAATGCCTTGGTCAGTTGCACCTGACGTTCGTGCCAGGGCAGATTTGCAATCAGGCTCTCGACGTCGGTATTGATGGAAAATCGTGTGACGGCAAAGGCGGCAGTACCGACCATCAGCAGTGTGCCGGCAATGATGACCGTCCACCGGTAGCGAGCGCAGAGATCAACAATTCTTACGATCGCCGAGTTCATCATGGCGGGTCGGGGCTCTTCAGCGCGTTTTTGCGGCCCATCCCAACTCCCGCAGGGCGAGATCGTTCGGTTCCCAAAGCAAAATTTTGCGACAAATTTGCCGCAGATGACGCCGGGTTCCGAGGTAGGGCTGCGGGTTCAATAATCGTGGGTTCAATGACGGTGAATTGGGGTATTGATGCCCTGTCCTGGCAATTCGCCGCTTTCAGGCCGCTGCCGGCCATAGTCGGGCTCATAACGCACCAGCCATAGTTCCAGAGCAGCGAAGAACGCGACCATTGCACCGATCAAAATGCTGACATGCATCGCTCTTGTGTGTGCAAATCCCAGCACCCAGGGCGATGCGATCAACCACACGCCGAGGAGGAGATTGAGCCATTCCTCCCAATTCGCGAATGCCACGATCGCCGCGATTGAGATCGCCGCAATCGCAGCGCCCGAGGTCCAGATATCCACGCGTGCCCTTTCGCTGACATAGGCGAACAGCCAGGGCGATATGAAAAGGAAAAGCCCGAAGGCCATCGTGTAGCAATCGAGCGCGGAAATACCGCGCAGTTTCATGGATGTATCCCCCGGATCTGGGTTTGTGTTTTGGCATTTTGCGGATCTGCGGAAGCCGTGCTTTTCCTTTCTGACCTCAGGCGGGACATGTTTCGATCCCGCCGGGGCGGCCAGCGTGGGCCATCAGGCGCGATGCTTGATGACGTCGACCACCTTCTTGTCGGTGGGATTGACGATCAGCAGCTGGTCGGGAAGCAATGCGTAATCGTAAGGCTTCAAGGCTGACACCCGCGAAGCGACTTTGGTGGGCACCGATTGGATCGTGATGTCACTGGGGACGGTGGCGCCGACCGCGGCCGAGAAGTTCGACGGCGCAGGCTGGCTGTTGGCCTGTTTGCTGATGTCTCTCCAGGCTGTCCGCTGCTGCACGCGCGTCAGGGAAAGGCTGTCCTTCGGCATCGATTGCATGGCCTGCGAATTTTTCGACATGGCATGATGCTCGGCGGCCGACGCCGTGCCGATTGTAGATGCAAGCGCGGCAGCCGTGGCGATGGTGATGAGTTGAAACTTCATGGCGGTTCTCTTGATGAGCCGCCCCTACGCTAAAAGTACGGGAAGAAAAAATGTTCCGTTAAAGATCGTTCATATGCTTTCATACCAAAGCGTGCGGTGGTTCGTCGCACAGTTCTTGCGAAAGATTAATCAGCCGAACAGGACCACGTAATGTGACTTCGCCATGTTGGGGCCAGGGACTCGCCCTGCTCAACATTGGAGACGCCATCATGAACGATCAAACGAACACCCCGCACCTCACACCACGAAAAGTTCTCAAGCCCCGGCGGCTGGCGCTGCTGGCCTCGGCTGCCGGTCTCAGCCTGGCCGTTCTTGCCGCTGGTCCGGGCGGCTATCTGCCGTTCAATCTTCCGGCATGGACTTCATCCGCACACGCGGCCGAAACCACGCAGAACACGCCGGGCTTCGCCGATCTCGTTGCAAAGGTCAAACCCGCTGTCATCTCGGTGCGCGTCAAGATCGACGGCGACACCGAAAATGGAGCGAGTGTCCAGAAGGAAGGGATGAATTCGGATGAGTCCGATTCCCAGCTCGACCAGTTTTCGAAGCAATTTGGTTTCCGCATTCCGAACGGCATGCCGCAGCGGCATCAGGTAATAACAGGTGAAGGCTCGGGCTTTTTCATCTCGCCGGATGGCTACGCCGTGACCAACAATCACGTGGTCGATCACGCCCAATCCGTCCAGGTCACGACGGATGACGGCACCGTCTACACGGCCAAGGTCATCGGCACCGACAAGAAGACCGATCTCGCACTGATCAAGGTCGACGGCAAGAAAGACTTCACCTACGTGAAGTTCGCGGACGCGCTGCCGCGCGTTGGTGACTGGGTGGTCGCCGTCGGCAATCCCTTTGGTCTCGGTGGCACGGTCACGGCTGGAATCGTTTCCGCGCGCGGCCGCGATATCGGCGCAGGCCCGTATGACGACTATGTCCAGATCGACGCGCCCATCAACAAGGGCAATTCCGGCGGTCCGGCGTTCGACATGAACGGCAATGTCATCGGTGTGAACACGGCGATCTTCTCGCCATCCGGGGGCTCGGTCGGCATCGGCTTCGACATTCCCGCCGCTACTGCGAAGCTCGTCGTCGCCCAGCTCAAGGACAAGGGCTACATCACGCGCGGCTGGCTCGGCGTGCAGGTACAGCCGGTCACCGCCGACATCGCTGACAGCCTCGGCATGAAGCAGGCAAAGGGTGCGATGGTCGATAATCCGCAGGACGGCAGTCCGGCGGCCAAGGCCGGAATCGAAGCCGGCGATGTCATCACCGCGGTCAATGGCGCCGACGTCAAGGATGCACGCGATCTCGCCCGTAACATCAGCATGATGGCGCCGGGCACTTCCGTGAAGCTCGATGTCCTGCATAAGGGCGACGCCAAGACGGTGACGGTGGCGCTCGGCGAAATGCCGAACGACCATCAGGCCAACGCCGGCGGAGAGCAGTCGAAGGAAACGGCTGGCACGCCGCGTCTCGGCCTGCAGCTTGCGCCCGCGGGCGAGGTTGAAGGCTCCGGTGACAAGGGCGTCGTGGTAACCGCTGTCGATCCGAACGGTCCTGCGGCAGAGCACGGCTTCCAGACCGGTGACGTCATCCTCAATGTCGGCGGCAAGACGGTCTCCAGCGTGTCCGACGTGCGGGCGGCGCTGAACGCAGCCAAGGAAGGCGGCAAGCACAGCGTCCTGATGCGCGTGAAGACATCCGACGCGACCAGATTCGTCGCGGTTCCTCTCACCAAGGAGGGATAAATCGGAATGAACTTTTATTGATGCAGCTTGGAAGGCCGGGCCTAAAGCCCGGCCTTCCTGTATTCTCGACCAGCTTTCCTTGCACCTTCGCTCAAAGCCGGCGCCGGCTTCCGGCGGCAATCCTCTCGAAATCGGAGGCTCCCCAATGAATTCAACGACCACTTCGGCAATTGAAACGACCGCGCCGCCGGTCACGATGCACAAGCTGCTCACCGGCCAGAGGGCGCTGGTGACCGGCGCCAATTCCGGGATCGGCAAGGCGGTGGCGATCGCGTTGGGACAGGCCGGCGCCGATGTCGTCATCAACTATGTCGATGATGACGCAGCGGCTACCGCTGTGGTCGAGGAAATCAAGAAGTCCGGCACCAGGGCCTATGCGCACAAGGCCGACGTGTCGTCGGAAGATCAGGTCGCCGCGATGTTTGCGCGAATGATGCAGGAATTCGGCACGGTCGACATTCTCGTCAGCAACGCCGGCCTGCAGCGGGACTCGGCGTTTCACGAGATGACCCTGGCGCAGTGGAACAAGGTTCTGAACGTCAACCTGACGGGACAATTTCTGTGCGCGCGCGCGGCGGTGCGCGAATTCCTGCGCCGCGGCGTCGTGCCATCGGTATCGAGCGCGGCCGGCAAGATCATCTGCATGAGCTCGGTGCATCAGGAGATCCCGTGGGGAGGCCATGTGAACTACGCCTCTTCCAAGGGCGGCATCAAACTATTGATGGAGAGCATGGCGCAGGAACTGGCGCCGAAGCGTATCCGCGTCAATGCCATTGCCCCCGGCGCGATCAGAACGCCGATCAACACCGCAGCCTGGCAGACCAAGGAAGCCTATGATTCCCTCATGACGCTGGTTCCCTATGGGCGGATCGGCGAGCCCGAGGATATTGCACGCGCCGCGGTCTGGCTCGCATCGGATCATTCCGACTATGTCGTCGGCACAACGCTCTTTGTCGACGGCGGAATGACGCTCTATCCGGGTTTTGCCACCGGCGGCTAGGGGCTGCCGATCATCCGAGCCTTGCCGGGAAGACGCGGGTAACCTTGGCGGCAACTTCGGCTGGAATTGCGCGTTTTACTACCTAAATACGGGTATCGGGGTTTCGAGTATTCAGGATAGCCGCAGATGGTCGCGAAAAATGTTTTGGGCGCCTTGATCGGCGCGGCGCTGCTGGCGTGGAGCGGTCAATCGATCGCCGATGAATATCGGCCCGGCGAATTCCTCGGGCTTGATCTCTCCAAAGCGGTGCTTTCGCCAAAGCGGCTCGGGCCCGAAACGCAATTCGCGCCGGTCCGCGTTGAGGCCAATTCCAGCAACTCGATCGCGCAGGCGCCGGCACGGCCGAAGGTCGCTTCGCATGTCACCGTTTCCAAAACCAGAACGGCGCATCTACGCCCCGAGAAACCGCGCGGATCGGCGCGAACGAAGCTGGTGCGGCGCCACAGCAATCCGCTCGACGCCGAGGCGTTCGACACGCGTATTCAGGTCTGGCCATGCAAAACCGGCGGCATCTGCGACTGGCAGCGCCAATGAAGCAATCGACCGCGAACTGAGCCGTCAACGCGGTCTTGATTTGGACTTGGCCCGCCTGTCAGGCTATCAAGCCCACGGTCTTCTATTCCCTCACTAAAGCGCCGTTCGTGCGCGTCGCCGGGTTTCATCCGGCGTTCCCCAGCTTTCAGGAGTCATCATGGATTATCTGCAAACCCAGGGCCTCAGCCTGCCACGGCTCGGGCTCGGCACCTTTCGCATGCAGGGCGATGTCTGCCGCGCGGCGGTCGAAAGCGCGCTGGGTCTCGGCTACCGGCACATCGACACGGCCGAAATGTACGCCAACGAGGAGGCCATCGGCCCGGCGATCGCCGCCTCGGGTGTCGCGCGCAAGGATCTGCACGTCACCACCAAAGTGTGGCACGAAAATCTGGCGCCGGATGCGATCCGCAAGGCGTTCGACACCAGCCTCCAGAAACTGAAGCTCGATCATGTCGATCTTTATCTGGTGCATTGGCCGTCGAAGAACATGAATCTGCCGGCGGTATTCGAGACGCTGATGAAATTGAAGGAAGAGGGCCGCACCCGCGCCATCGGCGTCGCCAATTTCAACATCGCGCTGCTCAAGACCGTGGTCGAGGAAATCAAGGCTCCGATCGCCTGCAACCAGATCGAATATCATGTGATGCTCGATCAGACGCCGGTTCGTAAATATCTGGCGTCGAAATCGATCCCGCTGGTGGCTTATTGCCCGCTGGCGCAAGGCCGCGCCGCCACCAACGAGGCGTTGATCGCGATTGGCCGCAAGCATAATGCCAGCGCAGCACAAGTCGCGCTGAAGTGGCTGCTTGATCAGGATGGCGTCGCCGCCATTCCGAAGGCGTCGCGCGCTGAAAGCCAGCAGGCCAACCTCGGCGCGCTCAAGGTGAAGCTCGACGACGAGGACAGGAAGGCGATCGCGGCGCTGCCGAAAGACCAGCGCTTCGTGAAGCCGGCTTTCGCGCCGGCATGGGATTGAACCCAAAGAAATTGAACCTTAAGAAAATGGCCCCTCGCGGGGCCATTTTTGTGTCGTGCCTCTTTTTATTTTGTCGCTCTCAGTAGTCGTGATGGCGGTGCTTCACGATCACGACCCTGTCGTGATGATGCCAGCCGTGATCACGATGCCAGCCATGATCGCGCATTTCGGCGCGTGCGCCGAACGGATGATGATCGCCGTGTCGAACCACGACGGTTTCAGCGCTGGCAATCGACGGCGCCGCAATGGCAATCGCACCCAGTGCGGCAATGACGTAAGTAAACTTTCTCATATTATCCTCCTCGGTTGAGCAGGGATGTAACGTCACATTTGATGCGACGTTCCCGCGGAACCCGAGGAGAATTCTGAACAGCTGTTCAGCTTGCGACTAATGCGGGCAATGAGAGCAAGTCGATGCCCGATAGTGCGCTTCACTCGATGATCGCTTGATACACCAGCGCGTTGATCTTCTGGCGATAGTGCCAGCGCAGCGGTCCGGGCGCCGCCGAGAGGTAGACCACCGCGAGCTCTTCCTTCGGATCGACCCACCAATCGGTGCCGCTGGCGCCCGGCCAGGAGAACTGTCCGACCGATCCCATCATCCTGACCACACCCGGCGTCATGCGAACCGCAAGCCCGAGACCGAAGCCGTAATCGGCGCGCGTGGGATCGGCGTTGCCGATCAGGTTCTTGATGTTGGGACCGAGCTGGTCGGACAGCATGTAGTCGACGGTCTTGCGGCCGAGCAGTTGCGCCTCACCGGCGCGTCCGTGGTTCATCAGCATCGTCGCAAAGCGCAGATAATCCGTTGCGGTCGAGGCCGCGCAGCCGCCACCGCATTCGAATTTCAACGGCTCTGTCAATTCCGGGCTGCGCGCCTGCGGCTTGCCGGTGTCGGGATCGGCCGGCAGCGGCTTGGCGTAGCGCGCCGCCTTGTCCGGCGAAATCGAAAATCCGGTGTCGGTCATCCCGAGCGGCGCGAACAGATTGGCCTGCAGATATTGCCCGAGCGTCTGCTTGCTGATTTTTTCGATGATCAGGCCGGTGATATCAAGACCGAATCCATAGTCCCACACGGTGGCCGGCTGATAGAGCAGCGGCAGCGACGCCAATTTGTCCAGGAAGGCTGCGCCGTCATAATCATGCGAGGCATCGCCGCTGCCGGCGGGATACATCTTGTGCACCAGCGTGGTGCCGCGGCCGCCATAGACGATACCCGAGGTGTGACGCATCAGATCCTGGATCGTGATCTGGCGATTGGCCGGAACGGTCTCCGCGGTCGGCTCGCCATTCGCATCGCGCGCGGCGACACGCATATTGGCGAATTTCGGAAAGTATTTGCTCAAGGGATCGTCGATCAGGATCTTGCCCTG is part of the Bradyrhizobium canariense genome and encodes:
- a CDS encoding serine hydrolase domain-containing protein, with the protein product MTAIRILATALCLMASSAAFAEDPLPRAKPEDVGMSSERLARIETTLKADIEAGRIPGAVIAIARHGKLVMLNAYGWRDKAAGVAMTTDTIFNIASMTKPMTTVGALMLYEQGKILIDDPLSKYFPKFANMRVAARDANGEPTAETVPANRQITIQDLMRHTSGIVYGGRGTTLVHKMYPAGSGDASHDYDGAAFLDKLASLPLLYQPATVWDYGFGLDITGLIIEKISKQTLGQYLQANLFAPLGMTDTGFSISPDKAARYAKPLPADPDTGKPQARSPELTEPLKFECGGGCAASTATDYLRFATMLMNHGRAGEAQLLGRKTVDYMLSDQLGPNIKNLIGNADPTRADYGFGLGLAVRMTPGVVRMMGSVGQFSWPGASGTDWWVDPKEELAVVYLSAAPGPLRWHYRQKINALVYQAIIE
- a CDS encoding SDR family oxidoreductase, which produces MNSTTTSAIETTAPPVTMHKLLTGQRALVTGANSGIGKAVAIALGQAGADVVINYVDDDAAATAVVEEIKKSGTRAYAHKADVSSEDQVAAMFARMMQEFGTVDILVSNAGLQRDSAFHEMTLAQWNKVLNVNLTGQFLCARAAVREFLRRGVVPSVSSAAGKIICMSSVHQEIPWGGHVNYASSKGGIKLLMESMAQELAPKRIRVNAIAPGAIRTPINTAAWQTKEAYDSLMTLVPYGRIGEPEDIARAAVWLASDHSDYVVGTTLFVDGGMTLYPGFATGG
- a CDS encoding Do family serine endopeptidase, translated to MNDQTNTPHLTPRKVLKPRRLALLASAAGLSLAVLAAGPGGYLPFNLPAWTSSAHAAETTQNTPGFADLVAKVKPAVISVRVKIDGDTENGASVQKEGMNSDESDSQLDQFSKQFGFRIPNGMPQRHQVITGEGSGFFISPDGYAVTNNHVVDHAQSVQVTTDDGTVYTAKVIGTDKKTDLALIKVDGKKDFTYVKFADALPRVGDWVVAVGNPFGLGGTVTAGIVSARGRDIGAGPYDDYVQIDAPINKGNSGGPAFDMNGNVIGVNTAIFSPSGGSVGIGFDIPAATAKLVVAQLKDKGYITRGWLGVQVQPVTADIADSLGMKQAKGAMVDNPQDGSPAAKAGIEAGDVITAVNGADVKDARDLARNISMMAPGTSVKLDVLHKGDAKTVTVALGEMPNDHQANAGGEQSKETAGTPRLGLQLAPAGEVEGSGDKGVVVTAVDPNGPAAEHGFQTGDVILNVGGKTVSSVSDVRAALNAAKEGGKHSVLMRVKTSDATRFVAVPLTKEG
- a CDS encoding aldo/keto reductase, giving the protein MDYLQTQGLSLPRLGLGTFRMQGDVCRAAVESALGLGYRHIDTAEMYANEEAIGPAIAASGVARKDLHVTTKVWHENLAPDAIRKAFDTSLQKLKLDHVDLYLVHWPSKNMNLPAVFETLMKLKEEGRTRAIGVANFNIALLKTVVEEIKAPIACNQIEYHVMLDQTPVRKYLASKSIPLVAYCPLAQGRAATNEALIAIGRKHNASAAQVALKWLLDQDGVAAIPKASRAESQQANLGALKVKLDDEDRKAIAALPKDQRFVKPAFAPAWD
- a CDS encoding SPW repeat protein; the protein is MKLRGISALDCYTMAFGLFLFISPWLFAYVSERARVDIWTSGAAIAAISIAAIVAFANWEEWLNLLLGVWLIASPWVLGFAHTRAMHVSILIGAMVAFFAALELWLVRYEPDYGRQRPESGELPGQGINTPIHRH
- a CDS encoding DUF1236 domain-containing protein, with translation MKFQLITIATAAALASTIGTASAAEHHAMSKNSQAMQSMPKDSLSLTRVQQRTAWRDISKQANSQPAPSNFSAAVGATVPSDITIQSVPTKVASRVSALKPYDYALLPDQLLIVNPTDKKVVDVIKHRA